From the Oncorhynchus nerka isolate Pitt River linkage group LG20, Oner_Uvic_2.0, whole genome shotgun sequence genome, one window contains:
- the LOC135563134 gene encoding uncharacterized protein LOC135563134 — protein sequence MKRKGSHDHQADEHTQPAERRKKPLSDHHTPTTTLQTNLLTTLTTTTAGQSTTPSLKPTTITITIPPHHPNHLKTNHHHHHHHHTPHHPNHLRTNHHHHHHHHTPPPPKPPQNQPPSPHNPPHHHPNHLRTNHQHHTNPPPTIQTTSEPTTNTTPTSPTTQTTSEPTTITTPTPPTTQTTSKPTTITTPTPHTTTQTTSNQPPSPHQPPTPPPKPPQNQPPSPPPPTPPPKPPQNQPPTTITTQPPHHPNHLRTNHQPPSPHQPSPPPPKPPQNQPPSPHNTPHHHHPNHHHPNHLRTNHHHHTNPSPL from the exons ATGAAGAGGAAGGGTTCCCATGACCACCAGGCTGACGAGCACACCCAGCCcgcagagaggagaaagaaacccCTCTCAGACCATCACACACCCACGACCACCCTACAAACCAACCTCCTAACCACCCTAACCACCACAACTGCAGGACAGAGCACCACACCCAGCCTCA AAccaaccaccatcaccatcaccataccCCCCCACCACCCAAACCACCTCAAAAccaaccaccatcaccatcaccatcaccataccCCCCACCACCCAAACCACCTCAGAAccaaccaccatcaccatcaccatcaccataccCCCCCACCACCCAAACCACCTCAGAaccaaccaccatcaccacacaaccccccacaccaccacccaaACCACCTCAGAACCAACCACCAACACCACACCAACCCTCCCCCCACCATCCAAACCACCTCAGAACCAACCACCAACACCACACCAACCTCCCCCACCACCCAAACCACCTCAGAaccaaccaccatcaccacaccaaccccccccaccacccaaACCACCTCAAAaccaaccaccatcaccacaccaaccccccacaccaccacccaaACCACCTCAAaccaaccaccatcaccacaccaaccccccacaccaccacccaaACCACCTCAGAaccaaccaccatcaccacccccccccacaccaccacccaaACCACCTCAGaaccaaccaccaaccaccatcaccacacaacCCCCCCACCACCCAAACCACCTCAGaaccaaccaccaaccaccatcaccacaccaaccctccccaccaccacccaaACCACCTCAGAaccaaccaccatcaccacacaacaccccccaccaccaccacccaaacCACCACCACCCAAACCACCTCAGAaccaaccaccatcaccacaccaacCCCAGCCCCCTATAA